Proteins from one Sulfurovum sp. TSL1 genomic window:
- the trpA gene encoding tryptophan synthase subunit alpha → MKNLVAYITTGFPSLEFTVDAALALAEAGVDTLELGMPFSDPVADGPVIEKANLKALENGFKIDHLFEASAKIAPHIDTLWMGYFNPFYHKGIDTFIREANKAGVHGFIIPDLPFEEAKPYKPAIEAAGLTLIDFIAPTDSKARIEQIVTDAKKFIYLVAYAGITGSGQSEDLQPIITDIKTFTDTPVYVGFGVDEHTAKEKAQGVDGVIVGSAFVKVLLDEHLSQSQKITKISAIAREIKEKINS, encoded by the coding sequence TTGAAAAATTTAGTTGCCTATATCACCACCGGTTTTCCTTCATTGGAATTTACAGTTGATGCCGCCTTGGCTTTAGCAGAGGCAGGTGTCGATACACTTGAACTGGGTATGCCTTTTTCAGATCCTGTAGCAGATGGACCCGTCATTGAAAAAGCCAACCTCAAAGCCCTGGAGAACGGTTTCAAAATTGACCATCTGTTTGAAGCATCTGCGAAGATAGCTCCCCATATCGATACCTTATGGATGGGATACTTCAACCCTTTTTACCATAAAGGCATAGATACATTCATTCGTGAAGCAAACAAAGCCGGTGTGCACGGTTTCATCATTCCGGATCTTCCTTTTGAAGAAGCAAAGCCCTATAAACCGGCCATAGAAGCTGCGGGGCTGACCCTGATAGATTTCATTGCGCCTACAGACTCCAAAGCACGTATCGAACAGATCGTGACCGATGCAAAAAAATTCATCTATCTTGTGGCGTATGCGGGTATTACGGGTTCTGGACAAAGCGAAGATCTGCAGCCGATCATCACAGATATCAAAACATTTACAGATACACCGGTCTATGTGGGGTTCGGGGTCGATGAGCATACCGCCAAAGAGAAAGCCCAGGGTGTGGACGGGGTGATCGTAGGTTCTGCTTTTGTCAAGGTCCTTTTGGATGAACATTTGAGCCAGAGTCAAAAGATCACGAAGATCTCTGCTATTGCCAGAGAGATCAAAGAAAAAATTAATAGCTAA
- a CDS encoding BadF/BadG/BcrA/BcrD ATPase family protein → MTKPLIAKYALGIDIGSTTVKYVVCDTHFHILQKAYTPHDTKQAPTLLRLLQELSHTHPDIYNHIDRVYITGSGATRIAPTINARFVQEVNAVVLAVEHLHPDVRAVVELGGQDAKIMHFKVSEDGKKSVLSSMNDKCASGTGATIEKCTMKVGMENDEVQKLSFETDKLHHVAAKCGVFAETDIVNLVKTSVPSHEIMNSLADAIVMQNLTVLTRGNTLMPKVLLLGGPNTYLPFLQECWRMRISELWDERGVKYDKEKIHELIIVPDNAQYYAALGAVIFGEGEANHDKPFTGLIQLKTLVDTGGVTQNENDDTPLVSSPEELQAFKEQYTIKAFTPPVLKEKTTCFLGIDGGSTSSKAVLCDEEGTLLLKVYQLSKGNPIVDTLELLQKIQAQDPDHFYDIQGLGVTGYAADVLGGALNADANIIETIAHMKSAQKAFGEDINVICDIGGQDIKVLFMENGMMKNFRLSNQCSAGNGTLLQSMAKQFGVPVENYAETAFTAKKAPLFNYGCAVFLDTDRVNFQKEGYSKEELFAGIAKVLPKNIWQYVVQAPNLAAFGDHFVLQGGTQYNQAALKAQVDYIKDKVPHARVDVHPHPGEAGAYGAALEAKAMVEERGYATFVGMEEALQMTYTSRTDESTRCHFCSINCSRTFIDTQTPSSKSVRYIAGFSCEEGTVESHEALKLLKEGRKELQQNTPNLVKKESMALFAPTYDLETKPTASTQIKEQQVKVTLGGWGPTLRKEISRNFLESSQESKNYRKNLQIAIPKVLNIYSLAPFLRTYLEALDLSPMHVQFSGFSNEDMFLEGAKYGSVDSCYPAKVAQSHVYSLMYSKKFAKKQFDHLWFPAVTHLPGYLKHTMGQTSCPIISGTPKVVYSAFTKEKNLFEEKGIDYVEDALNFDNPDLLKKQLFHTWKDKLRITEDENNWAVEQAWKALDQNDAQIMQEGRSILDEAVANDEIVILLLGRPYHSDPGLNHEVLDEFQSLGFKTLSMRAIPKDEAYLMQYFKDDVDFGYVESPYDIRDVWAENFSTNSAQKVWAAKFAARHPNVAVLDLSSFKCGHDAPTYAIIDKILGASRTPHLTLHDIDANKPGGSIKIRVKTFAYTLEQYQKRLSQQPTIYNLKQEEMRV, encoded by the coding sequence ATGACAAAGCCTCTCATAGCTAAATATGCACTCGGTATTGACATCGGTTCAACTACCGTAAAGTACGTCGTGTGTGATACACACTTTCACATACTCCAAAAAGCCTATACTCCCCACGATACCAAACAGGCCCCGACACTTTTAAGACTCCTTCAAGAACTCTCCCATACACATCCGGATATCTATAACCACATAGACAGAGTCTACATCACCGGTTCAGGTGCTACACGTATCGCACCAACCATCAATGCGCGTTTTGTACAAGAGGTGAATGCAGTGGTACTGGCAGTAGAACACCTCCATCCTGATGTAAGAGCTGTAGTGGAACTGGGCGGACAGGATGCGAAGATCATGCACTTTAAGGTTAGTGAGGATGGTAAAAAGTCCGTACTTAGTTCTATGAATGACAAATGTGCCTCGGGTACGGGTGCAACAATCGAGAAATGTACGATGAAAGTGGGTATGGAGAACGATGAAGTTCAGAAACTCTCCTTTGAAACGGACAAACTGCACCATGTGGCAGCCAAGTGCGGGGTCTTTGCCGAAACAGACATCGTGAACCTCGTCAAAACTTCTGTACCTTCCCATGAGATCATGAATTCTCTTGCCGATGCCATCGTAATGCAAAACCTCACGGTACTGACACGCGGAAATACCCTGATGCCCAAAGTCCTGCTTCTTGGAGGTCCCAACACCTACTTGCCATTTTTGCAAGAGTGTTGGCGTATGCGTATTTCCGAACTTTGGGATGAACGTGGTGTGAAATATGACAAAGAGAAGATCCATGAGCTCATCATCGTACCAGACAACGCGCAGTACTATGCGGCATTGGGGGCTGTGATCTTTGGTGAAGGCGAAGCGAACCATGACAAGCCTTTTACAGGTCTCATACAGCTTAAAACCCTGGTCGATACAGGGGGTGTGACACAGAACGAGAATGATGACACGCCTCTGGTTTCCAGTCCTGAAGAGTTGCAAGCATTTAAAGAGCAGTACACGATCAAAGCGTTCACACCTCCTGTACTGAAAGAAAAAACCACCTGTTTCTTGGGTATAGACGGAGGTTCTACCTCTTCCAAAGCGGTTTTATGTGATGAAGAAGGAACACTTCTTTTAAAGGTCTATCAGCTCTCCAAAGGGAACCCCATAGTAGATACTTTGGAGCTGCTGCAGAAGATACAGGCACAGGACCCGGATCATTTCTATGACATCCAGGGTCTAGGTGTGACAGGTTACGCTGCGGATGTGCTGGGCGGGGCGCTCAATGCAGATGCGAACATCATCGAAACCATCGCGCATATGAAAAGTGCGCAAAAAGCCTTTGGAGAAGATATCAATGTCATCTGTGATATCGGGGGACAGGATATCAAAGTCCTTTTTATGGAAAACGGCATGATGAAGAACTTCCGTCTCTCCAACCAGTGTTCTGCTGGGAATGGGACCCTGCTTCAAAGTATGGCAAAACAGTTCGGTGTACCTGTAGAAAACTATGCAGAAACAGCCTTTACAGCCAAGAAAGCGCCACTCTTTAACTATGGTTGTGCGGTGTTCCTGGACACGGACAGGGTCAATTTCCAAAAAGAGGGCTACAGCAAAGAAGAGCTTTTTGCAGGCATTGCCAAAGTTCTGCCCAAAAATATCTGGCAATATGTCGTGCAGGCACCCAACCTGGCTGCTTTTGGAGACCATTTTGTGCTGCAAGGCGGTACCCAGTACAATCAGGCAGCACTCAAGGCCCAGGTAGACTATATCAAAGACAAAGTACCGCATGCCAGAGTAGATGTACACCCCCACCCGGGTGAAGCCGGTGCCTATGGGGCAGCCCTGGAAGCCAAAGCTATGGTCGAAGAACGAGGCTATGCAACCTTTGTCGGTATGGAGGAGGCTTTACAAATGACCTACACCTCCAGAACCGATGAGAGCACACGTTGCCACTTCTGCAGTATCAACTGTTCACGTACCTTTATAGACACACAGACACCTTCATCCAAAAGTGTCCGTTACATTGCAGGATTCTCCTGCGAAGAGGGTACCGTGGAGTCACATGAAGCATTGAAACTGCTTAAAGAAGGCAGAAAAGAGTTACAGCAAAATACCCCTAATCTTGTCAAAAAAGAGTCTATGGCACTCTTTGCACCTACCTATGACCTTGAAACCAAACCTACTGCTTCCACACAGATCAAAGAGCAGCAGGTTAAGGTGACATTGGGCGGCTGGGGACCTACTTTAAGAAAAGAGATAAGCAGAAACTTCCTAGAGAGCAGCCAAGAGAGTAAAAATTACAGAAAGAATCTGCAGATAGCCATACCCAAAGTACTGAACATTTACTCTCTGGCTCCTTTTTTACGTACCTATCTGGAAGCACTTGACCTTAGCCCTATGCACGTACAGTTTTCAGGTTTTTCAAATGAGGACATGTTCTTGGAAGGGGCGAAATACGGTTCCGTGGACTCATGTTACCCGGCCAAAGTGGCCCAGTCTCATGTCTATTCACTGATGTATTCTAAAAAGTTTGCCAAAAAACAGTTTGACCATCTTTGGTTTCCTGCTGTCACCCATCTTCCCGGTTATCTCAAACATACGATGGGTCAAACTTCCTGTCCTATCATCTCGGGTACGCCAAAAGTGGTCTATTCTGCATTCACCAAAGAGAAAAACCTCTTTGAAGAAAAAGGGATCGATTACGTAGAAGATGCGCTCAATTTTGACAATCCTGACCTACTGAAAAAACAGCTTTTTCACACCTGGAAAGATAAGCTCCGTATCACAGAGGATGAAAATAACTGGGCTGTGGAGCAGGCATGGAAAGCGTTGGATCAAAATGATGCTCAGATCATGCAGGAGGGACGCAGTATCCTGGATGAAGCCGTAGCCAATGATGAGATCGTCATCTTACTGCTGGGACGTCCTTACCATTCAGATCCGGGACTCAACCATGAAGTCTTGGATGAGTTCCAATCCTTAGGGTTTAAAACACTCTCTATGCGCGCCATTCCCAAAGATGAAGCCTATCTGATGCAGTACTTTAAGGATGATGTCGACTTTGGTTATGTTGAATCCCCTTATGACATACGCGATGTATGGGCAGAAAATTTTTCAACCAATTCTGCACAAAAGGTCTGGGCGGCCAAGTTTGCAGCACGCCATCCCAATGTTGCCGTGCTTGACCTTTCGAGTTTCAAATGCGGACATGATGCACCTACCTACGCGATCATTGACAAAATATTAGGGGCTAGCCGTACACCGCACTTGACCCTGCATGACATCGATGCCAACAAACCCGGCGGATCCATAAAAATACGTGTGAAAACCTTTGCCTATACACTGGAACAGTATCAAAAAAGACTTTCACAACAACCAACAATTTACAATCTAAAACAAGAGGAGATGAGAGTATGA
- the lgt gene encoding prolipoprotein diacylglyceryl transferase: MEHFIWNVNPNILELGPLQLRWYGLLFVGSFFLGLMILTKIYKREGKDPAVLDAMLIYVMVGAVLGSRLVHCFFYEPEFYLSHPLEILKIWKGGLASHGGLAGVLIALYLFAKRYHTSYMWLLSRVSIPGALTAAFVRFGNLFNSEILGLPSDKPWAIIFARVDMVPRHPVQLYEAFSYLIILGLLVAIYRKVTPAFATKILPAVFLVTVFTARFFLEYTKTRQAAYTTELPLTTGQMLSIPYIILGILWMVWAFKSVSKDKKYDKASHS; the protein is encoded by the coding sequence ATGGAACATTTTATCTGGAACGTCAATCCCAATATCTTGGAACTGGGTCCTTTACAGCTTCGTTGGTACGGTCTGCTCTTTGTAGGTTCGTTCTTTCTTGGACTGATGATCCTCACCAAGATCTATAAACGTGAAGGCAAAGATCCGGCGGTTCTTGATGCTATGCTGATCTATGTCATGGTAGGTGCGGTACTGGGGTCACGCTTGGTACACTGTTTCTTTTATGAGCCGGAGTTTTATCTTTCTCATCCCCTGGAGATACTCAAAATATGGAAAGGCGGTCTTGCGAGCCATGGCGGTCTTGCAGGTGTGCTGATCGCGCTTTATCTGTTTGCAAAACGGTACCATACCTCCTATATGTGGCTGCTTTCACGTGTATCCATCCCCGGTGCACTGACTGCGGCCTTTGTGCGTTTTGGCAATCTTTTCAATTCAGAGATACTGGGACTTCCGAGTGATAAACCCTGGGCGATCATCTTTGCACGTGTAGATATGGTCCCTAGACACCCCGTACAACTCTATGAAGCATTTTCCTACCTTATCATTTTAGGACTTTTAGTGGCTATCTACCGAAAAGTGACACCTGCTTTTGCCACCAAGATACTGCCTGCCGTCTTTTTAGTTACCGTCTTTACTGCACGTTTCTTTTTGGAATATACCAAAACCAGACAGGCAGCCTATACGACCGAACTTCCTTTGACTACAGGACAGATGTTAAGCATCCCTTATATAATATTGGGTATCTTATGGATGGTATGGGCATTTAAAAGTGTATCGAAGGATAAAAAATATGACAAAGCCTCTCATAGCTAA